Part of the Pseudobdellovibrionaceae bacterium genome is shown below.
TCGGGGTGCCGCCGCCCAAATGAATGTGCTTTAAAGGCGCTTTTTGCAATTCAGGAACTTTTTCTACATAAAGCGCCCATTCTTTTAAAATAATATCTAAGTAAGGTTTTTCTTTGTCATGATTGCGCGTGATCGTGGTGTTGCAGCCACAAAATGTACACAATGTTTCACAAAAGGGAATATGTACATACATGGACCAGCCATCTCCGCTGGCGAGCCCGTCTTTGACAGCTGAAATCCAAAATTCTTTTTCGGGAGCCCCCTCCCAATGAGGCACTGTGGGATAACTGGTGTATCTCGGGGCCGGCACATCGTACTTTGAAAAAAGCTGCTTTTTTGTCAATCGAGTGGAGTCTGTCATGAAAACCTTTTTCGCACAGTTTCTATAAATAAATGCACATGCTTTTCTGGAGTTTGTGGCAGAATGCCGTGCCCTAGCCCACAAACCCAACCGCGCCGTTGCTCGGGTGACATCTCAACAAGTGGGTTGAGATAATCACCTAAAACTTTTTTAAACTGCTCTGGCTCAGAAAATAGAAGTGCTTGATCAAAATTGCCCTGCACAAATCCTTTTTCGGGGCCAACAGATTTATTTCGTCCAGCCAGAACTTCGTGGACATTCCACCGGTGATCCACCCCAAAACCCGCCCAATTGGGGTCTTGCCATAAACGGGGACGTAAATGAGAGTTGTCCGTTAATTTTGAGTAATACCCCAAGCGCCCCGGAAAAGATTGAGATAATTTCTCAAGCTCCGGCACCACTAGAGAATTAAACAGAGACGGCGATAATTCGCCTGCAGCCGTATCAAAAATCATAACGATCTCGGCCCCTGCATTCAGTTGCAATCGAATATTCTCCTGCAACAGCGGTAGCAATCGGCTGGTGAAATCAGTAAACAAAGTCAAATCCGCTTTCGCTTCTGTTAGTGCCCCTTTGTGGCCGCCCTCCACAGCGTAGGTGTACAACGTCCACGGACCGCCAATAAAGCCGATTAAACTTTTATTTTGAGGCAAGCGCTGGCGGGTCGCCCTCAACACATCTCCTTGAAACTGTAAAAGCGGCAAAGCCTCATCGACGCTTTTTAGATCTTTTAAAGTTCTACGATTTAGTTTCCAACCCAAAACAGGACCGGGTTCATAGGTCAGACCCATGCCGAATGCCTCAAGCGGAAATAGCAAATCACTAAACATTATAGAGACGTCAAAATCAAATTCGGCTACCGGGCCATAAGCCACTTCAGCAGCCAACTCTGGCACCTTACACAAATCCATAAACGAATATCTAGATCTTAAATTCTGGTAATGACTATGGTAACGGCCGGCCTGCCTCATAAACCAAATGGGCGGAACCGACACCGGTTCGCCACTCAATGCCGCTTTAAAAAGATCATTTGCCATGTTCTACCGCCACTTTCTCGGCCCATTGATAACCCACTCCACGGACTGACCGAATGCAACGAGACCCGCCCTCTCCCAGAGCTTGGCGAATCCGTAAAATAATGTTGTCCACTGTTCTATGAGTGGGGAACTTCTCTTCTCCCCACACTTTATTGAGAATGTCGTCACGACTCACTACTTGTGGTGATCGTTCAATTAATAATTTTAAAATCTGAAAATCCTTTAGCGGCAATCGAGTTTGGGTCCCATCTTCATTTAAGATCGACATACTTTGAAAGAGTATTTGTTTTTGTCCGCAAGAAACCACCGCGTCAATGGCATGATTTTCAAGAACGTGCGACACGCGCATCAAAAACTCTTTTAAATGAAAAGGTTTTGGAATGTACTCTTCTGCGCCAATCTCATAACCATGCAACCTTTGCTCGGCCGAAGTTTGGGCCGTCACAAAAATAAAGGGCACCGTGCTGGACTCCCTCACTTCTTTAGCAAAATCAAAACCTGATCCATCAGGCAAACCCACATCAAGAATCACCAAGTCAAATCGAGTGGCCTTAAACGCCTCTTTGGCTCGCGCAAGAGTAGATACCCAGGTAGTTTGGTAACCCTCTTTGTCCAGACGTTCTTTTAAAGATACGCCCAGTGATTTGTCATCTTCAACCAGCAACAAATTCATGCCTGAACACTTCCTCTTAATTGCAGGCGAATGGCAAAGCCATGGCCTGGAGACCTTCGAATAAACTTAATGTCGCCATCTATTTCATTGAGAAGCTGGCGCACTATATATAAACCAAGGCCGCTTCCGCTACTGGGGTTGTGCCGGTAAAAAATCTCACCCAGTTGTTCATAATCTCCAGGAAACCCCTCGCCATTGTCTGAGATTTCAACTTCCACACTTTCTTGGCTTAGTGGCCCGCCCTTGATCACGACCTCCGAGGCGCTCCCATGCACGACGGAGTTTTGAATTAGATTGGTAAAAATGCTCTCTAAGGCACGACGATCCCCTCGCACGGTCACTGGATTCAATACCTTGATTTTCAACTGAGGCCAAAAGTGCTCTAATGAATGAATCATGTCGTTCACCGAAATATTCTCGATAAAAATCTTTTGAGCTTCGTGCCGTCCCAGATAAAGTGAGTTTTCAAGCTGTAACCCTAGCCGAACAATATCACCCTCTAATCGGTCAACGAGGGGACTGAGTTCCGGATCTTTCATATCTTCACGCAGGCTCTCGGCCTGAAGCCGCAAGCTCGCCAAAGACGTTTTCATATCGTGAGAAAACGCGGCCACAAATTCTTTGATCTGCTGGGTGTAGCGTTCCTCTTGCAAGACAAAATAGATCAATGCAATTCCGCCAGCCAATAGAAGTAAAATCCAAGTGGCCCCTTCCCACATCAACATATTTTTGTGCCGCAAAACATCAGCCTGTCCTTCCCAAGGCACATTTTTTATTCTTTCAAGCAGGTTGATCGAAAAAGCCATCCACCATCCCGCCATGGCAATGGTAAAAACGATCCAAACGCTGACATAAATGATCTTTCGATTCACTCGCCGTCTATACATGGCTCTCTTTTACGGCTTGATCAAACCGCTCCAATACCTCGCCTAAAATTTCATCCGTGTGGGCCCAAGATAAAAACCCCACTTCATAGCTACTAGGGGCCAAATATATACCTGCGTTGAGACAAGCGTGAAACAAAACGGAAAACCCTTCTGCATGTCCTTCGACAAAGTCAGTGATGGCCCGAATCGGTTCACCTTTTGATTTGTGAATCCAAAATAGTGATCCTTGGTGAGTCACCCGCAATGGCGATTGATGACGTTGAAAAATTTCATTCAGCGACTGACTCCATTTCTTGGTTCGCGCCTCAAGCTTATCAATGACACCGTCTCGTTCTACCTTTTTAAGCGTTGCAAGTCCGGCCTGCATACCCACAGGATTCGCCGATAAGGTCCCTGCCTGGTAAACAGGACCAAGCGGCGCCACTTGATCCATAATCTCACCCCGCCCGCCGTAACAGCCCACGGGGAATCCACCGCCAATGACTTTTCCGTAAGTCACTAGATCTGGCTGAATATTTAGCGTCTCTGCCATGCCGCCCATTTTCACACGAAAGCCCGTAATCACTTCGTCAAAAATCACCAAACTCCCAGCGGCTCTTGCCGTGTTGACCACAGTTTTGAGAAATTCCTCTCGTTGCACCAAAAGCCCAAAATTGGCTGGCAACGGCTCTAGAATAACTGCTGCTATCTCAGCTCCGTGCTCGCTAAATGCCTTTTTTAATGCATCTTCATTGTTCAGCGGCACTACAATCGTATCCGATGCCACTTTCTCTGACACCCCAGCGGAGTCACTGGCCGCCAATCCAGCAAGGCCACTGCCCGCTTTCACTAACATTGAATCCACATGACCGTGATAACAGCCCTCAAACTTCACGATTTTCTCACGTCTTGTAAAACCACGGGCCAAACGAAGTGCACTCATTACGGCTTCCGTGCCTGAACTTACAAACCGTAAACGCTCCACCCAAGGAATTCGCTCCGTTATCCACTCGGCTAACTGCAGAGAATAGGGCTCGCTGGCCCCCACTGACCACGCCGTATCTATGGCTTTGTGAACCACCTCTTTCACTTCAGGATCGCAGTGACCAAGAATATTGGGCCCAAAGCTTTGGCAAAAATCCACATAGGTTTTATCATCCACAGAAGTCAAAAGGGCCCCTTGCGCGGATTCAAAAAACAACGGCTCGCCACCAACACTTTTAAATGCCCGCACCGGAGAGTGAACTCCCCCAGGGGCGACTTTCAAAGATCTTTCAAACAGACGATGAGATTCGGACTGAGGCAACGGCCGCTCCTTTTTTTAAACGAAATCTAACTCAACACATCTTCACGCCATTGAGCGTGGCTCAAATACACTCTAATTCGCGAAGAGTCGCTGATGTGTTGCTTTAACACCCCGAATGTGTGCCCGGGGCCACAAGCATGATAATATTGCCGGATCTGGGGCTCGATTTCAATGGCTCGTAAAAAGGCTGTCCCACTGGGCCAAAAAAAATATTTTTTACCAGTAAAGTCAAATCTCTCGGCACGAGGCTGTAATTCATAGGTGGGACAGAGTGTTTTTTCAGAAGTGGATTCTGCACGATGGTGCGACAATTTTGTCCAATTCCCCATTGAACCACCCAGTAGGTTCTCAATATTCTCAGACTCTTGCTCGCCAAGCCCCTCAGCGGAACCATTCACCCAAACGCCTCGTAGCGCCAATTTTTGCCAGGTATGTAGTCCAGCCGTCCAAATCACCTGCCCCATGGAGGCCACGAAGGCCTCCGGCAACGCATCAGCCCGCGCCACCCAAAGGGGACCACTTGGTATTTCCACATCGGACATGGGAATTCGATTGAACAACGTCACTTCATTCATTTCATACGGCCAGATCTCATCCCTATTGGTTGGACCGGGCCACACAGGACGAGCCGAAGTCTCTAAATTCGCCGCATTGAGAATTTCACCCCTGTCGGTAAGGCCCTGCAGATAGGTGATCTCACCATAAGGGCGAGAGAGAACATTCACACCAATTTTCTGGTGGCATCCGCCTCCTAGGCCTGCCAGCCATTCTCTCTCCCGGCGAATATTCGTAAAAGTCTTTGCACAATTCACTTTAGCAAAAATCGCTCGCAGGTCGTCTCGGGTCTTTAATATTTCTATGGCAATGGCACCTTGAGCGGCGGCCGTGGGGTTTTGCGAGGCAGGAAGAACCATCCAGTGACATTGATCCAACTGCTCACGAAGTTTAACTCTTGCAGCCTGAATATCCGCCCAAGAGGCCTCCAACAATCGATCCATCGCGGCTTTTGCAACCACCAGAGCATCACCCTCGCCGTCCATCAATTTGTTTAATCGTGTGGGGATATTTCCCCGCACATCTTTAAACTGAATTTGCATTTGGGGTGCCGGCAAAATATTGGGCAAAAGCCGACTCAAATTGTACACGCGACGTGGGGAAGACGACAGCACCGTCAATTGCCCGAGGTTAACCGCCTTTGCCCAGGCCGCTTTTGGAATTAACAACAAGTCCCGATGGTCGGCTCGCGAAAGTGTAGCTACCACTTCGGTATGAGGCCGCATTTCAATAGGCAAATCTTTCCATGAGTGTACCACGGCAT
Proteins encoded:
- a CDS encoding uroporphyrinogen decarboxylase produces the protein MANDLFKAALSGEPVSVPPIWFMRQAGRYHSHYQNLRSRYSFMDLCKVPELAAEVAYGPVAEFDFDVSIMFSDLLFPLEAFGMGLTYEPGPVLGWKLNRRTLKDLKSVDEALPLLQFQGDVLRATRQRLPQNKSLIGFIGGPWTLYTYAVEGGHKGALTEAKADLTLFTDFTSRLLPLLQENIRLQLNAGAEIVMIFDTAAGELSPSLFNSLVVPELEKLSQSFPGRLGYYSKLTDNSHLRPRLWQDPNWAGFGVDHRWNVHEVLAGRNKSVGPEKGFVQGNFDQALLFSEPEQFKKVLGDYLNPLVEMSPEQRRGWVCGLGHGILPQTPEKHVHLFIETVRKRFS
- a CDS encoding response regulator transcription factor; the protein is MNLLLVEDDKSLGVSLKERLDKEGYQTTWVSTLARAKEAFKATRFDLVILDVGLPDGSGFDFAKEVRESSTVPFIFVTAQTSAEQRLHGYEIGAEEYIPKPFHLKEFLMRVSHVLENHAIDAVVSCGQKQILFQSMSILNEDGTQTRLPLKDFQILKLLIERSPQVVSRDDILNKVWGEEKFPTHRTVDNIILRIRQALGEGGSRCIRSVRGVGYQWAEKVAVEHGK
- a CDS encoding HAMP domain-containing histidine kinase, giving the protein MYRRRVNRKIIYVSVWIVFTIAMAGWWMAFSINLLERIKNVPWEGQADVLRHKNMLMWEGATWILLLLAGGIALIYFVLQEERYTQQIKEFVAAFSHDMKTSLASLRLQAESLREDMKDPELSPLVDRLEGDIVRLGLQLENSLYLGRHEAQKIFIENISVNDMIHSLEHFWPQLKIKVLNPVTVRGDRRALESIFTNLIQNSVVHGSASEVVIKGGPLSQESVEVEISDNGEGFPGDYEQLGEIFYRHNPSSGSGLGLYIVRQLLNEIDGDIKFIRRSPGHGFAIRLQLRGSVQA
- a CDS encoding glutamate-1-semialdehyde 2,1-aminomutase, which gives rise to MPQSESHRLFERSLKVAPGGVHSPVRAFKSVGGEPLFFESAQGALLTSVDDKTYVDFCQSFGPNILGHCDPEVKEVVHKAIDTAWSVGASEPYSLQLAEWITERIPWVERLRFVSSGTEAVMSALRLARGFTRREKIVKFEGCYHGHVDSMLVKAGSGLAGLAASDSAGVSEKVASDTIVVPLNNEDALKKAFSEHGAEIAAVILEPLPANFGLLVQREEFLKTVVNTARAAGSLVIFDEVITGFRVKMGGMAETLNIQPDLVTYGKVIGGGFPVGCYGGRGEIMDQVAPLGPVYQAGTLSANPVGMQAGLATLKKVERDGVIDKLEARTKKWSQSLNEIFQRHQSPLRVTHQGSLFWIHKSKGEPIRAITDFVEGHAEGFSVLFHACLNAGIYLAPSSYEVGFLSWAHTDEILGEVLERFDQAVKESHV
- the hemC gene encoding hydroxymethylbilane synthase, which translates into the protein MLVRLASRKSDLARLQAYSVGEALKKKFPDIQIEYKFSSSLGDRDQQVPLWAAENKGLFTQDFAEDLEAGRVDAVVHSWKDLPIEMRPHTEVVATLSRADHRDLLLIPKAAWAKAVNLGQLTVLSSSPRRVYNLSRLLPNILPAPQMQIQFKDVRGNIPTRLNKLMDGEGDALVVAKAAMDRLLEASWADIQAARVKLREQLDQCHWMVLPASQNPTAAAQGAIAIEILKTRDDLRAIFAKVNCAKTFTNIRREREWLAGLGGGCHQKIGVNVLSRPYGEITYLQGLTDRGEILNAANLETSARPVWPGPTNRDEIWPYEMNEVTLFNRIPMSDVEIPSGPLWVARADALPEAFVASMGQVIWTAGLHTWQKLALRGVWVNGSAEGLGEQESENIENLLGGSMGNWTKLSHHRAESTSEKTLCPTYELQPRAERFDFTGKKYFFWPSGTAFLRAIEIEPQIRQYYHACGPGHTFGVLKQHISDSSRIRVYLSHAQWREDVLS